A genomic window from Gossypium hirsutum isolate 1008001.06 chromosome D10, Gossypium_hirsutum_v2.1, whole genome shotgun sequence includes:
- the LOC107916347 gene encoding 60S ribosomal protein L28-1, which translates to MATVPGQLIWEVVKKNNCFLVKQFGRGTAALQFSKEPNNLYNLNSYKYSGLANKKTVTIQSGGKDQSVLLATTKTKKQNKPSTLLHKSSMKKEFPRMAKAVKNQVTDNYYRPDLTKAALARLSAVHRSLKVAKSGVKKRNRQALKIHGRK; encoded by the exons ATGGCGACAGTTCCAGGACAGTTGATTTGGGAGGTAGTGAAGAAGAACAATTGTTTTTTGGTGAAGCAGTTCGGAAGAGGAACTGCTGCCCTTCAGTTCAGCAAAGAGCCCAACAATCTCTACAATCTCAACTCCTACAAATACTCTG GGTTGGCAAACAAGAAAACAGTCACCATTCAGAGTGGGGGAAAAGACCAGTCTGTGCTACTAGCTACCACCAAGACTAAGAAGCAGAACAAGCCATCGACCTTGCTTCACAAATCTTCCATGAAAAAGGAGTTTCCCAGGATGGCCAAGGCTGTCAAAAACCAG GTGACAGACAACTACTACAGGCCAGACTTAACCAAAGCGGCCCTTGCAAGGCTGAGTGCTGTGCATAGGAGTCTGAAAGTTGCCAAGTCTGGTGTCAAGAAGAGGAACAGACAAGCCTTGAAGATCCATGGCAGGAAGTAA
- the LOC107916346 gene encoding anoctamin-like protein At1g73020 has translation MNGVPEDLIVYEIALVVPKRNINEENKCYDCVEVLVNEFRNVGLIVERVLGLSDEFIKLAAPLETLGRVAAKMQMKKTTHIGIDLQFEWEEIKAFVRQPDGSLFSWCERFQCYRHLIYKIVNKKNSDVTLKFDGKEIQWEAGKSLLQRLELEGIVKQVFPLHDEIKRKKLLRSWALNWWDFTAQPIDEIYAYFGTKIAVYFAFLGMYTRWMIFPATFGLILQLIDFGSLKLLVFPAFFISIVLWAVLFFQFWKRKNSALSARWHLNFSVSTSEGYKLSGREWNSLQPPLELVKNSGIDKTKEKEALQRYEWFGYLKRFRNDVIIILSIICLQLPFELAYAHLYEVLKSDMVKFGLTVVYLLVIQYFTKIGGKISIRLIKHENNENTEYQADSLVYKVFGLYFMQSYIGVFYHALLHRNFMTLRQVLIQRLILYEVLENLVENSLPYLKYSYKKYRAVRNKKKREKGLIGKIQFATRVEKEYLKPTYSASISEELEDGLFDDFLELALQFGMIMMFACAFPLAFAFSALNNIAEMRTDALKLLAMLRRPVPRAAATIGAWLNIFQFLILMSICTNSALLVWLYDQEGKWKIEPGLAAILVMEHVLLLIKFGFSRFVPEEPAWVRAKRMKNATQAQDMCSKQLLRTISGREKAFGGYIRRKKPDGTNKTQSCRNQ, from the exons ATGAATGGGGTTCCAGAAGACCTAATTGTTTACGAGATTGCTTTGGTGGTTCCCAAAAGGAACATCAATGAAGAAAATAAATGTTATGATTGTGTTGAGGTTCTTGTCAATGAGTTCAGAAATGTGGGTTTGATCGTTGAGAGAGTTCTTGGCCTTTCTGACGAGTTTATCAAG CTAGCAGCACCATTAGAGACTCTGGGAAGGGTAGCAGCCAAGATGCAGATGAAGAAGACCACTCATATTG GAATTGATTTACAATTTGAATGGGAGGAGATCAAAGCTTTTGTACGGCAACCTGATGGCTCATTGTTCAGTTGGTGTGAGCGTTTCCAATGCTACCGTCACTTGATATACAAAATT GTCAATAAGAAGAATTCAGACGTAACTTTAAAATTTGATGGCAAAGAGATCCAATGGGAAGCTGGGAAATCATTACTGCAGAGGTTGGAATTGGAAGGaatagttaaacaagttttcCCTTTACACG ATGAAATAAAGAGGAAGAAACTACTGAGGAGTTGGGCATTAAATTGGTGGGACTTTACAGCTCAACCAattgatgaaatttatgcataTTTCGGGACAAAG ATTGCAGTTTATTTTGCTTTTCTTGGAATGTATACACGTTGGATGATTTTTCCGGCTACATTTGGACTTATCTTGCAGTTGATTGATTTTGG ATCATTAAAATTACTAGTATTCCCTGCTTTCTTCATAAGCATAGTATTGTGGGCTGTGTTGTTTTTCCAATTCTGGAAACGTAAAAACTCTGCACTTTCAGCCAG GTGGCATCTTAATTTTTCTGTCAGCACAAGCGAAGGATACAAATTATCTGGGAGGGAGTGGAACTCACTGCAGCCTCCCCTGGAACTTGTAAAAAATTCAGGAATTGATAAAACGAAAGAGAAAGAAGCATTGCAAAGATATGAATGGTTTGGCTATCTCAAACGATTCAGAAATGATGTTATCATTATTTTGAGTATCATTTGCCTCCAAttgccatttgagttggcttatgCTCATCTCTACGAGGTCCTCAAGTCTGATATGGTGAA GTTCGGGTTAACTGTGGTTTATCTTCTTGTAATCCAGTATTTCACAAAGATTGGGGGAAAGATATCAATCCGACTCATTAAGCATGAAAACAATGAAAATACTGAATATCAGGCTGACAGCTTGGTCTACAAA GTGTTTGGTCTTTATTTTATGCAATCATACATTGGTGTTTTTTATCATGCCCTTTTACATCGCAACTTTATGACCCTTCGCCAAGTGTTGATCCAGCGTCTGATACTTTATGAG GTCTTAGAAAATCTGGTGGAAAATTCTTTACCATATCTGAAGTACAGCTATAAAAAGTATAGAGCTGTTAG AAACAAGAAAAAACGTGAGAAAGGTTTGATTGGAAAGATCCAATTCGCTACCAGGGTGGAGAAAGAGTACTTGAAACCCACATATTCTGCAAGCATTTCTGAGGAACTGGAAGATGGGCTGTTTGATG ATTTTCTGGAGTTGGCACTGCAGTTTGGAATGATCATGATGTTTGCCTGTGCGTTTCCCCTTGCATTTGCTTTCTCTGCCTTG AACAACATTGCAGAAATGAGAACAGACGCCTTGAAGCTGCTTGCCATGTTGAGACGGCCTGTTCCACGAGCTGCCGCTACAATTGGAGCTTGGCTTAACATTTTTCAG TTCCTAATATTGATGTCAATATGCACCAATTCTGCACTTCTAGTATGGTTATACGATCAGgaaggaaaatggaaaattgaGCCTGGCCTTGCAGCCATTCTTGTAATGGAGCATGTTCTGCTATTGATTAAATTCGGGTTCTCCCGCTTTGTCCCCGAG GAACCTGCTTGGGTGAGAGCAAAGCGAATGAAGAACGCGACACAAGCGCAAGACATGTGTTCTAAACAGCTATTGAGGACCATTTCTGGGAGAGAAAAGGCATTTGGTGGATATATTAGAAGAAAGAAACCTGATGGAACAAATAAAACTCAATCATGCAGAAACCAGTGA